A single window of Cytobacillus luteolus DNA harbors:
- a CDS encoding COX15/CtaA family protein has product MHRMLKWFAVLTTLGMLFVLIGGALVTKTESGEGCGDSWPLCHGEFVPSNITPELIIELSHRLVSGSVGIMVLILSIWTWKAIGHIRETKFLALISFFFLVLQALIGAAAVMWGQSDAVLALHFGISLISFASVLLLTLLIFEVDKKFNAESLIINAKMKFHIVGIILYSYVVVYSGAYVRHKGASLACPDWPVCNYNQLGFPTQTHEWIQMGHRFAAGLIFVWIFIAMLRAIKFHKHQSVIYWGWIIAFTLVSLQVLSGAIVVLTRLNLFVALAHALIIACLFGVLSYLLLLTSRSNKNELSLKNSKTDKFNIS; this is encoded by the coding sequence TTGCATCGAATGCTGAAATGGTTCGCGGTATTAACTACACTTGGAATGTTGTTCGTTCTTATTGGTGGGGCATTAGTAACGAAAACTGAGTCTGGAGAAGGTTGCGGAGATTCCTGGCCTTTGTGTCATGGAGAATTTGTCCCGAGTAATATTACTCCTGAATTAATAATTGAATTAAGCCACCGTCTTGTTTCTGGGTCAGTTGGGATTATGGTATTAATCCTGTCGATTTGGACATGGAAAGCAATAGGGCATATTCGAGAAACCAAATTTCTAGCTCTTATATCCTTTTTCTTCTTAGTATTACAGGCACTAATTGGTGCTGCAGCTGTAATGTGGGGGCAGTCTGACGCTGTATTAGCCTTACATTTTGGAATTTCCTTAATATCATTCGCTTCAGTTTTACTATTAACCCTATTAATATTTGAAGTTGATAAGAAATTTAATGCCGAGTCACTGATTATTAATGCAAAAATGAAATTCCATATTGTGGGTATTATTTTATATAGCTATGTAGTTGTATATTCTGGTGCTTATGTTCGACACAAAGGGGCGAGCTTAGCATGTCCCGATTGGCCAGTATGTAATTACAACCAACTTGGATTTCCGACTCAAACCCATGAATGGATTCAAATGGGTCATCGTTTTGCAGCAGGATTAATCTTTGTTTGGATATTTATTGCAATGCTCCGCGCTATTAAATTTCATAAACATCAAAGTGTTATTTACTGGGGCTGGATAATTGCATTTACACTTGTTAGTCTACAGGTACTTTCTGGTGCAATAGTAGTGTTAACTAGACTTAACCTTTTTGTAGCATTAGCACACGCTTTGATTATTGCATGTTTATTCGGGGTATTAAGTTATCTACTCTTGTTAACATCAAGAAGTAATAAGAATGAATTATCTCTTAAAAACTCAAAAACAGATAAATTTAATATTAGTTAA
- the pyc gene encoding pyruvate carboxylase encodes MGNRIQKVLVANRGEIAIRVFRACTELNIRTVAIYSKEDAGAYHRYKADEAYLIGEGKKPIDAYLDIEGIIEIAKKNKVDAIHPGYGFLSENINFAKRCEEEGITFIGPKSSHLDMFGDKVKARKQAQLANIPVIPGSDGPVTKLEDVVRFGEEVGYPIIIKASLGGGGRGMRIVRSQSSVKESYERAKSEAKAAFGNDEVYVEKLIENPKHIEVQILGDADGNIIHLYERDCSVQRRHQKVVEIAPSVSLSEELRQKICESAVSLMNNVQYINAGTVEYLVSGEEFYFIEVNPRIQVEHTITEMITGVDIVQSQIKIAEGHALHSKEVSIPLQSDITTHGYAIQSRVTTEDPLNNFMPDTGKISVYRSGGGFGVRLDAGNGFQGAVITPYYDSLLVKLSTHALTFEQAAAKMVRNLKEFRIRGIKTNIPFLENVIKHEKFMNGEYNTSFIDSSPELFIFPESKDRGTKMLSYIGTVTVNGFPGVEQRKKPVFAKPRIPNVQYSEPIPSGTKQILDQNGAEGLVSWVKDQNKVLLTDTTFRDAHQSLLATRIRTNDLAKIAEPTARMLPELFSLEMWGGATFDVAYRFLKEDPWDRLLNLREQAPNVLFQMLLRASNAVGYKNYPDNVIKEFVDNSAAGGIDVFRIFDSLNWIKGMMPAIEAVRDSGKIAEATICYTGDISDSSRTKYDLKYYKDLAKELENSGAHILGIKDMAGLLKPESSYTLISALKETVNIPIHLHTHDTSGNGIMTYARAIEAGVDIVDVAISSMAGLTSQPSMNTLYYALEGTKRKPDVNIKALEQLSHYWEDVRKYYIDFESGMNSPHTEVYMHEMPGGQYSNLQQQAKAVGLSDRWDEVKEMYRRVNDMFGDIVKVTPSSKVVGDMALYMVQNHLSEDDIYNRGETLDYPDSVVELFEGYLGQPHGGFPKELQRIILKGKEPITVRPGELLEPVDFTKQKEHLFHTLGRQVTSFEIISHALYPKVFMDYHKTFDLYGDISVLDTPTFLYGMRLGEEIEVEIEKGKTLIVKLVSIGEPHADGMRIVYFELNGQPREVLIKDENIKATVVAKQKANRDNPEHIGASMPGTVIKVLVNKGEKVNKGDHLMITEAMKMETTVQAPFAGIVKEIYVSNGESIKTGDLLIEVTK; translated from the coding sequence ATGGGAAATCGCATCCAGAAAGTATTAGTTGCTAACCGTGGAGAAATTGCAATACGAGTTTTTCGAGCTTGCACGGAATTAAATATTCGTACAGTTGCCATTTATTCAAAGGAAGATGCCGGTGCCTATCATCGATATAAAGCTGATGAAGCGTATTTGATAGGTGAGGGAAAAAAACCAATTGATGCCTATCTAGATATTGAAGGGATCATTGAAATTGCTAAAAAGAATAAGGTCGATGCTATTCATCCTGGCTATGGCTTTTTGTCAGAGAATATAAATTTTGCAAAGAGATGTGAAGAAGAGGGGATTACGTTTATTGGCCCTAAATCCTCACATCTTGATATGTTTGGGGATAAGGTAAAAGCACGAAAACAGGCACAATTAGCCAATATTCCTGTTATACCAGGAAGTGATGGACCTGTAACAAAGTTAGAGGATGTTGTTAGGTTTGGCGAGGAAGTAGGTTATCCAATTATTATCAAGGCATCACTTGGCGGTGGTGGTCGTGGTATGAGAATTGTTCGTAGTCAATCGAGCGTTAAGGAATCCTATGAACGAGCAAAATCAGAGGCGAAAGCTGCTTTTGGAAATGATGAAGTTTATGTTGAAAAATTAATAGAGAACCCAAAGCACATTGAAGTACAGATCTTGGGAGATGCTGATGGGAATATTATTCATCTGTATGAAAGAGATTGCTCGGTTCAGAGACGTCATCAGAAGGTAGTAGAAATTGCACCAAGTGTTTCATTATCGGAAGAGCTACGTCAAAAAATATGTGAATCAGCTGTTTCTTTAATGAATAATGTGCAATACATAAATGCAGGTACTGTAGAATATTTAGTCTCGGGAGAAGAATTTTATTTTATAGAAGTTAACCCAAGGATCCAAGTTGAACATACCATAACAGAAATGATAACTGGGGTAGACATTGTACAGTCGCAAATTAAGATTGCTGAAGGTCATGCTCTCCACAGTAAAGAAGTTAGTATTCCTCTTCAATCTGATATAACAACTCATGGGTATGCCATTCAGTCAAGGGTGACAACAGAGGACCCATTAAATAACTTCATGCCTGATACTGGTAAGATTTCAGTCTATCGTTCAGGTGGTGGGTTTGGTGTAAGATTAGATGCAGGAAATGGTTTCCAAGGTGCGGTGATTACACCATATTACGATTCATTGTTAGTTAAGCTCTCCACTCATGCCTTAACGTTTGAACAAGCTGCAGCTAAAATGGTCAGAAATTTGAAAGAGTTCAGAATAAGAGGGATCAAAACGAATATTCCATTCTTAGAGAATGTTATAAAACACGAAAAGTTTATGAACGGTGAGTACAATACTTCTTTTATTGATTCATCACCTGAACTTTTTATTTTCCCAGAGAGTAAAGACCGTGGGACAAAAATGCTATCTTATATCGGAACTGTTACTGTTAACGGCTTTCCGGGAGTAGAGCAAAGAAAAAAGCCAGTCTTTGCTAAACCGAGAATACCAAACGTCCAATATTCGGAACCAATTCCTAGTGGAACAAAGCAAATCCTTGATCAAAATGGAGCAGAAGGTCTAGTTTCATGGGTTAAGGATCAAAACAAGGTTCTGTTAACAGATACAACTTTCCGTGATGCACATCAATCTTTATTAGCAACACGTATTAGAACGAATGACCTAGCAAAAATTGCAGAGCCAACGGCAAGAATGCTACCTGAACTTTTTTCTTTAGAAATGTGGGGGGGAGCGACATTTGATGTAGCTTACCGCTTTTTAAAAGAAGACCCTTGGGATAGATTACTAAATTTGCGTGAACAAGCACCAAATGTCTTATTCCAAATGCTACTAAGAGCTTCAAATGCAGTTGGTTATAAAAATTACCCTGATAATGTAATTAAGGAGTTTGTCGACAACTCTGCTGCTGGGGGTATCGATGTCTTTAGAATTTTTGATAGTTTAAACTGGATTAAAGGAATGATGCCTGCAATCGAGGCGGTTCGAGATAGCGGGAAAATCGCAGAGGCAACGATATGCTATACTGGCGATATCAGTGACTCATCTAGAACCAAATATGATCTAAAATACTATAAAGACCTTGCAAAGGAATTAGAAAACTCAGGAGCTCACATATTAGGAATCAAGGATATGGCCGGTCTATTAAAGCCTGAATCATCTTATACGCTTATTTCAGCTCTAAAGGAAACGGTAAATATTCCTATCCACCTTCATACTCATGATACGAGTGGAAACGGTATTATGACTTATGCAAGGGCAATTGAAGCAGGGGTAGATATTGTAGATGTAGCTATAAGCTCAATGGCTGGACTTACTTCACAGCCTAGTATGAATACACTTTATTATGCTTTAGAAGGTACAAAGCGTAAGCCAGACGTTAATATTAAAGCGTTAGAACAGCTTTCTCACTATTGGGAAGATGTGAGAAAGTATTATATTGACTTCGAGAGTGGCATGAATTCTCCTCATACTGAGGTCTACATGCATGAAATGCCTGGTGGCCAATATAGCAATTTACAACAACAGGCTAAAGCTGTTGGACTTAGTGATCGTTGGGATGAGGTTAAAGAAATGTACCGACGTGTAAATGATATGTTCGGGGACATTGTAAAGGTAACTCCATCTTCAAAGGTTGTAGGGGATATGGCATTATACATGGTTCAAAACCATCTGAGTGAAGACGATATATACAACAGAGGAGAGACATTAGATTATCCTGACTCCGTAGTTGAGTTATTTGAAGGATATTTAGGTCAGCCTCACGGTGGCTTCCCAAAAGAATTACAACGCATCATCCTAAAGGGGAAAGAGCCTATAACAGTTCGCCCGGGAGAACTCTTAGAACCAGTGGATTTTACTAAGCAAAAAGAACATCTTTTCCATACTCTTGGCAGACAAGTGACAAGTTTTGAGATAATATCACATGCTTTATATCCTAAGGTATTTATGGACTACCATAAAACTTTTGACTTGTACGGGGATATCTCAGTGCTTGATACTCCAACCTTTTTATATGGAATGAGATTAGGGGAAGAGATTGAGGTTGAAATTGAAAAAGGAAAAACTCTTATTGTTAAGTTAGTCTCTATAGGAGAGCCACACGCAGACGGAATGAGAATTGTGTATTTCGAGCTAAATGGTCAGCCGAGGGAAGTTCTTATAAAGGATGAAAATATTAAAGCAACTGTTGTAGCGAAACAAAAGGCAAATAGAGATAATCCTGAACACATCGGTGCGTCAATGCCGGGAACAGTTATAAAAGTGTTAGTAAATAAAGGTGAAAAGGTAAATAAAGGTGATCACCTAATGATTACAGAAGCAATGAAAATGGAAACAACTGTACAGGCACCATTTGCAGGAATTGTTAAAGAGATTTATGTTTCAAATGGAGAATCTATTAAAACAGGGGATTTATTGATAGAAGTAACTAAATAA
- a CDS encoding FtsW/RodA/SpoVE family cell cycle protein — MFKKIIKSYDYTLLIAICMLCFFGLVMVYSSSMVFAASHPKINNPEFFYDRQKLSMMVGFIGLLAAMIFPYKAYASSKLLSLIVFGSIGMLLLVAVFGATANNAQSWLMLGTRGIQPSEFTKLSVIIYLAAVYAKKQSYINDLNRAVLPPILFTVGICFFVMVQPDIGTAFIISLIAGTIILCSGMGIRNIIKLLFFGLTCVALFLPFLLLKRESIFTTERISRFQGYLDPFLHEGDAGYQLINSYVAMGSGGITGLGLGQSIQKFGYLPEAHTDFIMAVIAEELGLFGVLFVIFLLAFIIFKGLLLARKCTDPFGSLLAIGISSMLAIQTFINLGGLTGLIPITGVTLPFISYGGSSMILLLLCMGILLNVSMFVNYEKNYKKETVTQNVNEPKFKNNRYSY, encoded by the coding sequence ATGTTTAAAAAAATTATAAAATCTTATGATTATACCTTACTGATAGCTATTTGTATGCTTTGCTTTTTTGGGTTAGTTATGGTGTATAGTTCGAGCATGGTATTTGCTGCCTCTCATCCTAAGATTAATAATCCTGAGTTTTTCTACGACAGACAAAAATTATCCATGATGGTTGGATTTATAGGCCTTCTAGCAGCAATGATTTTTCCATATAAGGCCTATGCCAGTTCAAAACTCTTATCTTTAATCGTCTTTGGTTCTATAGGAATGCTATTGTTAGTTGCTGTATTTGGAGCAACAGCAAATAATGCCCAAAGTTGGTTAATGCTTGGGACAAGGGGAATACAGCCTTCTGAATTTACAAAGCTTAGTGTAATCATCTATCTAGCAGCAGTATATGCTAAAAAACAGTCATACATTAATGACTTAAATAGAGCGGTGCTCCCTCCGATTTTATTCACAGTAGGTATTTGCTTTTTCGTGATGGTTCAGCCTGATATAGGTACAGCATTTATTATTAGTTTAATTGCTGGTACAATTATTCTTTGCTCAGGAATGGGTATAAGAAATATAATTAAACTACTATTTTTCGGCCTTACATGTGTAGCTTTGTTCCTCCCCTTTCTCTTGTTAAAAAGAGAGTCTATCTTTACTACAGAGAGAATCTCTAGGTTTCAGGGGTATTTAGACCCATTCCTTCATGAAGGAGATGCAGGTTACCAATTGATAAATTCCTATGTTGCAATGGGTTCGGGGGGAATAACAGGTTTAGGGCTGGGGCAAAGTATTCAAAAGTTTGGTTATTTACCTGAAGCCCATACAGATTTTATAATGGCTGTCATTGCAGAAGAGTTGGGCTTATTTGGAGTTCTGTTCGTCATATTCTTATTGGCATTTATTATTTTTAAAGGATTGCTACTTGCAAGGAAGTGCACAGATCCATTTGGTAGTTTACTAGCCATCGGAATCTCTTCTATGTTAGCCATTCAAACTTTTATTAACCTTGGAGGTTTAACTGGATTAATTCCAATCACAGGTGTAACATTGCCGTTTATTAGCTATGGTGGGTCCTCCATGATCTTACTATTGCTTTGTATGGGTATTCTTTTAAACGTATCAATGTTCGTAAACTATGAGAAGAACTATAAAAAGGAAACTGTCACTCAAAATGTAAATGAACCAAAGTTCAAAAACAATCGTTATTCTTATTAA
- a CDS encoding YlaN family protein, translated as MTSEIVINHREKAYALLKADADKILKLIKVQMDNLTMPQCPLYEEVLDTQMFGLSREIDFAVRLGLVEELDGKELLDKLERELSALHESSVRR; from the coding sequence ATGACATCTGAAATCGTTATCAACCATCGCGAAAAAGCATATGCTCTTCTTAAAGCAGATGCTGATAAAATATTAAAATTAATTAAGGTCCAAATGGATAATTTAACTATGCCTCAATGTCCATTGTATGAGGAAGTTTTAGATACACAAATGTTTGGATTATCACGGGAAATAGATTTTGCTGTCCGACTTGGTCTCGTTGAAGAATTGGATGGAAAAGAATTACTTGATAAGTTAGAGCGAGAATTATCTGCACTTCATGAGTCTTCTGTAAGAAGATAG
- a CDS encoding peptidyl-prolyl cis-trans isomerase, with the protein MNSIIMLEGKVDFKITLDPGVWIFDDRKVDLTTYFTTTHTEVDELEEYTKSVSKHWDREIQEGAIYPPTLKTETKFKKEQILKGTFGIPFRYFIKNAGPLQGSSTLLIETKNGEIKVPLEKANDSILGFSKEGKPLREDGPIHFYFGDGSNHQEPIKDIISFRIE; encoded by the coding sequence TTGAATTCAATCATTATGCTAGAAGGAAAGGTAGATTTTAAAATAACACTTGATCCTGGTGTTTGGATTTTTGACGACCGAAAAGTGGACTTAACCACTTACTTCACTACAACTCATACAGAAGTAGATGAATTAGAAGAATATACAAAATCAGTTTCAAAGCATTGGGACCGAGAGATACAAGAAGGGGCTATCTATCCTCCTACCTTAAAAACTGAAACAAAATTTAAGAAAGAACAAATACTTAAAGGTACTTTCGGAATCCCATTCCGTTATTTTATTAAAAATGCAGGACCGCTACAGGGATCGTCTACTCTACTCATTGAAACAAAGAATGGTGAAATCAAAGTGCCATTAGAGAAGGCCAATGACTCTATACTAGGTTTTTCAAAAGAAGGAAAGCCTCTTAGGGAGGACGGACCTATTCACTTCTACTTTGGAGATGGATCAAATCACCAAGAACCGATTAAGGACATTATAAGTTTTAGGATTGAATAA
- a CDS encoding PhoH family protein — MSKIYVLDTNVLLQDPHSIFSFEDNEVVIPAVVLEEVDSKKRYMDEIGRNARHVSKLIDRLRETGRLHERIPLENGGVLRIELNHRSFHQLQEIFVEKTNDNRILAVAKNLSLEEQTKENGRAVILVSKDTLVRVKADALGLQAEDFLSDRVVEVDHIYTGELTLYLNTDLLNRFYEKGELSLSELANHPFYPNQFIVMKDALGTSSSAIGIVDHIGKKVKKLVFNHDHIWGIRPRNAQQSMAFELLLRDDIPLVTLIGKAGTGKTLLALAAGLLQTEDLGKFKKLLVARPIVPVGKDLGYLPGEKQEKLRPWMQPIFDNLEYLFNTKKPGELDAILAGMGSIEVEALTYIRGRSIPEQYIIIDEAQNLTKHEVKTILTRVGDRSKIVLMGDPEQIDHPYLDEYNNGLTYVLEKFKDQKIAGHIKLVKGERSGLAQLAADIL; from the coding sequence TTGAGTAAAATTTATGTTCTAGATACAAATGTATTATTGCAAGATCCGCATTCAATATTTTCATTTGAAGACAATGAGGTTGTTATACCAGCTGTTGTCCTAGAAGAAGTTGATTCAAAAAAGCGCTATATGGATGAAATTGGGAGAAATGCGCGACATGTATCTAAATTAATTGATCGTTTACGTGAAACAGGGAGGTTACATGAAAGGATTCCATTAGAAAATGGTGGAGTATTAAGGATTGAGTTAAACCATCGATCCTTTCACCAACTTCAGGAAATATTTGTAGAAAAAACGAATGATAATCGCATTTTGGCGGTGGCAAAAAATTTATCACTGGAAGAACAAACGAAGGAAAATGGAAGAGCTGTTATTTTGGTTAGTAAGGATACTCTTGTGAGAGTTAAAGCGGATGCTTTAGGATTACAGGCAGAGGACTTTTTAAGTGACCGTGTTGTTGAAGTAGACCATATATATACTGGAGAGTTAACTCTATATTTGAATACGGATTTGCTTAATCGTTTTTACGAAAAAGGGGAGCTAAGCTTATCAGAATTGGCGAACCATCCTTTTTATCCAAATCAGTTTATCGTAATGAAAGATGCGTTAGGTACTTCTTCTTCAGCTATAGGTATTGTTGATCATATCGGGAAAAAAGTAAAAAAACTGGTCTTCAATCACGATCATATATGGGGAATTAGACCAAGGAATGCTCAACAGTCTATGGCCTTTGAACTTCTATTACGTGACGACATCCCACTGGTTACCTTAATCGGAAAAGCAGGTACAGGGAAAACGTTACTAGCGCTAGCAGCTGGATTATTGCAAACTGAAGACCTCGGAAAATTTAAGAAGCTGTTGGTAGCAAGACCTATCGTTCCAGTTGGAAAGGACCTTGGCTATTTACCGGGGGAGAAACAAGAAAAATTAAGACCTTGGATGCAGCCAATATTTGATAACCTTGAGTATTTATTTAATACCAAGAAGCCAGGAGAACTCGATGCGATTTTGGCCGGAATGGGATCAATTGAAGTAGAGGCTTTGACGTATATTAGAGGTAGAAGCATTCCAGAACAATATATCATAATTGATGAAGCGCAAAACCTTACGAAGCACGAGGTAAAAACCATTTTAACTAGGGTTGGAGATAGAAGTAAAATTGTTCTAATGGGAGACCCAGAACAAATTGACCATCCTTATCTCGACGAATATAATAATGGACTTACCTATGTTTTAGAAAAATTTAAAGATCAGAAGATAGCAGGTCATATTAAATTAGTAAAGGGAGAAAGATCTGGTCTAGCACAACTTGCAGCAGATATATTATAA
- a CDS encoding YhcN/YlaJ family sporulation lipoprotein: protein MKRLLTVIIPIAFILASCGANQNADEGNDNRIHVKNTADDYVDRKTGQEISEHLVELASSIPSVNDATAVVLGNFAVVGIDVNAKLDRSRVESIKYSVAESLQHDPYGANAIVVADADTFERLRQMGQEIQDGRPIVGILDELAQIVGRIIPDVPSDIIDNDNANPTEQNDNQLNPKQEKKLEKEQQDQSKNHMNNRQ from the coding sequence TTGAAAAGATTACTTACAGTTATCATTCCTATTGCCTTCATCCTAGCCAGTTGTGGCGCAAATCAAAATGCAGATGAAGGAAACGATAATAGAATTCACGTAAAAAACACAGCGGATGACTATGTTGACAGAAAAACAGGGCAAGAAATCTCAGAGCATTTAGTGGAACTTGCCTCAAGTATACCAAGTGTAAATGACGCAACAGCAGTTGTTCTTGGTAACTTTGCAGTTGTTGGTATTGATGTAAACGCAAAGTTAGATCGTTCACGTGTAGAGTCTATAAAATATTCAGTCGCTGAAAGTTTACAGCATGACCCATATGGGGCGAATGCTATCGTAGTTGCAGATGCTGATACTTTTGAAAGACTTAGACAAATGGGACAAGAAATACAAGATGGTCGTCCAATCGTTGGTATTTTGGATGAGTTAGCACAAATAGTTGGCAGAATCATTCCTGATGTACCAAGTGACATTATTGATAATGACAACGCAAATCCGACAGAACAAAATGATAACCAACTCAACCCTAAGCAAGAAAAGAAGTTAGAAAAGGAACAACAAGATCAATCTAAAAATCATATGAATAATCGACAATAG
- a CDS encoding pyridoxamine 5'-phosphate oxidase family protein — protein sequence MANQVELQLIQPLFDIFQRERFVTLSTVDYESGGPNVNAISWVFAPDKKRIYVAVDNRSRIVKNILKNPSVVLNVTAFESNYSISGRASIKAEKMEDVPLKLALIEIFINEVRDVMFYGSKISVEPQYEKTYDVTAAEKLDKQVLDAMKRYNV from the coding sequence ATGGCAAATCAAGTGGAATTACAATTAATTCAGCCATTGTTTGACATATTTCAACGAGAACGATTTGTTACCTTATCAACAGTTGATTATGAAAGTGGTGGACCTAACGTAAATGCAATATCATGGGTATTTGCCCCAGACAAAAAGAGAATTTACGTTGCAGTTGATAATCGGTCTAGGATTGTAAAGAACATACTCAAGAATCCTTCGGTTGTTTTAAATGTAACAGCCTTTGAATCGAATTATTCAATTAGTGGTAGAGCAAGCATTAAAGCAGAAAAAATGGAGGATGTGCCTCTTAAGTTAGCACTTATTGAGATATTCATTAATGAAGTCCGTGATGTTATGTTTTATGGATCAAAAATATCAGTTGAACCACAATATGAAAAAACATACGATGTTACTGCCGCTGAAAAATTAGATAAACAAGTATTGGATGCAATGAAAAGGTATAATGTATAA
- a CDS encoding YlaI family protein produces the protein MRVKCVLCDQIKNIEDESSQAKKLRNRPIHTYLCPDCNKRIEDRTNERIATGKFKLYRKKVKKDDLF, from the coding sequence ATGAGAGTAAAATGTGTATTATGTGATCAAATCAAGAACATCGAGGACGAATCCAGTCAAGCTAAAAAACTGCGAAATAGACCGATACATACTTATTTATGCCCTGATTGTAATAAAAGAATTGAGGACAGAACAAACGAAAGAATTGCTACAGGTAAATTTAAATTATATCGAAAAAAAGTTAAAAAAGATGACCTATTTTAA
- a CDS encoding YlaH-like family protein — translation MVLSEELSFFAALFGVDTNPTVGMWLLYITIVGLSIVVYKLGFAKKLPILKSVVIYFFLALGGTFLTFLGVFLPVAEGLVVAALVLIVYKIRLHQSKKQESTVK, via the coding sequence ATGGTACTTAGTGAAGAATTATCATTTTTTGCTGCTCTATTTGGAGTAGATACAAATCCTACAGTAGGAATGTGGCTTTTATACATTACAATCGTTGGACTTTCGATTGTTGTTTATAAACTCGGATTTGCTAAGAAGTTACCAATATTAAAATCGGTAGTTATTTATTTCTTTCTTGCATTAGGAGGAACTTTCTTAACCTTTTTAGGTGTTTTTCTGCCGGTAGCAGAGGGCCTCGTCGTTGCAGCTCTTGTTCTAATTGTTTATAAAATTCGATTACATCAATCCAAAAAACAAGAATCAACAGTAAAGTAG